The Brassica napus cultivar Da-Ae chromosome C7, Da-Ae, whole genome shotgun sequence genome has a segment encoding these proteins:
- the LOC106364218 gene encoding protein DETOXIFICATION 51-like, translating to MCNTSTTPPTTAGTSTAVSENQQSRTGGVLLSTKTFEHPTKQSLRHCENIRSPVMSEAVTEAKSLFTLAFPIAVAALVLYLRSAVSMFFLGRLGDLELAAGSLAIAFANITGYSVLSGLALGMEPLCSQAFGAHRYKLLSLTLHRTVVFLLVCCVPISVLWLNVGKISVYLHQDPDIGELAQTYLIFSLPDLITNTLLHPIRIYLRAQGIIHPVTLASLSGAVFHLPANIFLVSYLRLGLTGVAVASSVTNLFVVAFLICYVRASGLHVPTWTDPTGECFRGWAPLLRLAGPSCVSVCLEWWWYEIMIVLCGLLVNPRSTVAAMGVLIQTTSFLYVFPSSLSFAVSTRVGNELGANRPKTAKISAMVSVVFAAVTGITAAAFAYSVRNAWGMVFTKDDEILRLTAAALPILGLCEIGNCPQTVGCGVVRGTARPSTAANVNLGAFYLVGMPVAVGLGFWARVGFNGLWLGLLAAQISCAGLMMYVVGTTDWEAEAKKAQSLTCADSVENDLIKTVVSTMCDDGESDERQPLIRITVLH from the coding sequence ATGTGTAACACATCAACAACACCACCTACCACCGCCGGCACTAGCACGGCCGTGTCCGAGAACCAACAATCTCGAACAGGAGGAGTCTTACTCTCGACCAAAACCTTCGAACATCCCACAAAGCAAAGTCTCCGGCATTGCGAGAACATAAGATCTCCTGTCATGTCCGAAGCGGTAACGGAGGCGAAGTCACTCTTCACGCTCGCTTTCCCGATCGCCGTAGCGGCTCTAGTCCTCTACCTTCGCTCCGCCGTCTCCATGTTTTTCCTAGGTCGTCTAGGTGACCTCGAATTAGCCGCCGGTTCACTTGCCATTGCGTTTGCTAACATAACCGGTTACTCTGTTTTATCCGGTTTAGCACTCGGTATGGAACCACTCTGTTCTCAAGCCTTTGGTGCTCACCGCTACAAACTCCTCTCACTCACCCTCCATCGAACCGTGGTTTTTCTCTTGGTTTGCTGCGTACCGATCTCGGTTCTCTGGCTCAACGTCGGTAAAATCTCGGTTTACCTACACCAAGACCCCGACATCGGAGAGTTAGCTCAGACATATCTCATCTTCTCCCTCCCTGATCTCATCACCAACACTCTCCTTCACCCTATCAGAATCTACCTTCGTGCTCAAGGCATCATCCACCCCGTCACCCTAGCCTCTCTCTCCGGCGCCGTTTTTCACTTACCGGCTAATATTTTCCTCGTCTCTTACCTCCGACTAGGTTTAACAGGCGTCGCGGTCGCCTCCTCCGTCACCAACCTCTTCGTCGTCGCGTTCTTGATATGCTACGTCCGGGCAAGTGGTCTCCACGTGCCCACTTGGACCGACCCGACCGGGGAGTGCTTCCGAGGATGGGCTCCTCTGCTCCGCCTCGCGGGACCGAGCTGCGTCTCCGTGTGTTTGGAGTGGTGGTGGTACGAGATCATGATCGTTCTTTGCGGGTTGCTCGTGAACCCAAGATCGACGGTGGCGGCCATGGGCGTTTTGATACAGACGACGTCGTTTCTCTACGTCTTTCCGTCTTCTCTGAGCTTCGCCGTCTCCACTCGCGTCGGGAACGAGCTGGGAGCGAACCGTCCCAAGACGGCGAAGATTTCGGCGATGGTGTCTGTCGTCTTCGCGGCGGTGACAGGGATCACGGCGGCGGCGTTTGCTTACTCAGTCAGAAATGCTTGGGGGATGGTTTTCACTAAAGACGACGAGATTCTCCGGCTAACAGCGGCGGCGCTTCCGATATTGGGGTTGTGCGAGATCGGAAACTGTCCTCAGACGGTAGGTTGCGGCGTCGTGAGGGGGACGGCACGGCCGTCTACAGCGGCGAACGTGAACCTTGGCGCGTTCTATCTTGTGGGCATGCCGGTGGCTGTGGGTCTTGGGTTTTGGGCCAGAGTTGGGTTTAATGGGCTTTGGTTAGGACTTCTTGCTGCGCAGATTAGTTGCGCCGGTCTAATGATGTACGTGGTGGGGACCACTGATTGGGAAGCGGAGGCTAAGAAGGCGCAGTCGCTAACATGCGCAGACTCTGTGGAGAACGACCTTATAAAGACGGTGGTCAGTACCATGTGTGACGACGGTGAGAGCGATGAGAGACAGCCGTTGATTCGAATCACAGTacttcat